In the Juglans microcarpa x Juglans regia isolate MS1-56 chromosome 6D, Jm3101_v1.0, whole genome shotgun sequence genome, one interval contains:
- the LOC121234984 gene encoding 60S ribosomal protein L15-1-like translates to MGAYKYVSELWRKKQSDVMRFLQRVRCWEYRQHPSIVRVTHPTRPDKARRLGYKAKQGYVVYRVRVRRGGRKRPVPKGIVYGKPTNQGVTQLKFQRSKRSVAEERAGRKLGGLRVLNSYWLNEDSTYKYYEVILVDVAHNAVRNDPRINWICNPVHKHRELRGLTSAGKKYRGLRGKGHRHHKQRPSRRANWKRNNTLSLRRYR, encoded by the exons Atgg GGGCTTACAAGTATGTGTCGGAGCTATGGAGAAAGAAGCAATCCGATGTGATGAGGTTCCTGCAGAGGGTGAGGTGTTGGGAGTACCGCCAGCACCCTTCCATTGTTCGTGTTACCCACCCGACTCGCCCTGACAAGGCTCGCCGCTTGGGTTACAAGGCAAAGCAG GGTTATGTGGTCTATCGTGTTCGTGTTAGGCGTGGTGGTCGGAAGAGGCCTGTTCCCAAAGGTATTGTGTATGGAAAGCCCACAAACCAGGGTGTTACTCAACTGAAGTTTCAGCGCAGCAAGAGGTCAGTTGCAGAGGAACGTGCTGGTCGGAAGTTGGGAGGTCTCAGGGTTCTGAACTCGTACTGGCTTAACGAG GATTCTACTTACAAGTACTATGAGGTGATTCTGGTTGATGTTGCTCATAATGCAGTCCGAAATGACCCAAGAATCAACTGGATCTGCAATCCTGTTCACAAGCACAGGGAGCTTCGTGGTCTTACTTCTGCTGGGAAGAAATACAGGGGATTGCGTGGAAAGGGACACCGCCACCACAAGCAACGTCCTTCTCGCAGGGCAAACTGGAAGAGAAACAACACTCTTTCACTTCGTCGCTATCGTTGA